In Gossypium raimondii isolate GPD5lz chromosome 12, ASM2569854v1, whole genome shotgun sequence, a single window of DNA contains:
- the LOC105763534 gene encoding probable ribosome biogenesis protein RLP24 isoform X1: MCLFQLFPILLAQFLPFHFNEKEFNHGLPFYLFRKKKKTEEIRMLKSVGPNFYTPFLSLFDQLVLGNCVLLVNLRRMRLEKCWFCSSTVYPGHGIKFVRNDAKIFRFCRSKCHKNFKMKRNPCKVKWTKAYRRLHGKDMTQDSTFEFERKRNRPERYDRNLAENTLKAIKKIDKIRSDRASDHIKNRLKTGKVQRQKEARKQLELGIHLVKASLALAQDSSLCLPKIKVNVSQAQTEENQPMEE, encoded by the exons ATGTGTCTCTTTCAGTTGTTTCCAATACTACTTGCTCAATTCCTTCCCTTCCATTTCAATGAAAAAGAATTCAACCATGGTTTACCATtctatttatttagaaaaaaaaaaaagacagagGAAATCAg GATGCTGAAGAGTGTTGGACCCAACTTTTATACACCCTTTCTCAGTCTCTTCGATCAGCTGGTTCTAG GAAATTGTGTTTTGTTAGTTAATTTAAGAAGAATGAGATTAGAGAAGTGCTGGTTTTGTTCCTCCACTGTATATCCGGGGCATGGTATTAAATTTGTTCGCAACGATGCCAAG ATTTTCCGTTTCTGTAGATCGAAATGCCACAAGAACTTCAAGATGAAGAGGAATCCCTGTAAAGTAAAATGGACCAAGGCCTATAGGCGTTTGCATGGAAAGGACATGACACAG GATTCAACATTTGAGTTTGAGAGAAAACGTAATAGGCCGGAGAGATATGATAGAAACCTTGCAGAGAATACTCTGAAGGCCATTAAAAAGATTGATAAAATCAGATCAGACAGGGCATCTGACCACATCAAAAACAG GCTTAAGACAGGCAAAGTCCAGAGGCAGAAAGAAGCAAGGAAGCAATTGGAGCTGGGCATTCACTTGGTCAAAGCTTCGCTCGCACTTGCACAAGATTCATCTCTTTGTCTTCCAAAAATCAAAGTCAATGTGTCCCAAGCACAGACAGAAGAGAATCAGCCCATGGAAGAGTGA
- the LOC105763534 gene encoding probable ribosome biogenesis protein RLP24 isoform X2 produces the protein MRLEKCWFCSSTVYPGHGIKFVRNDAKIFRFCRSKCHKNFKMKRNPCKVKWTKAYRRLHGKDMTQDSTFEFERKRNRPERYDRNLAENTLKAIKKIDKIRSDRASDHIKNRLKTGKVQRQKEARKQLELGIHLVKASLALAQDSSLCLPKIKVNVSQAQTEENQPMEE, from the exons ATGAGATTAGAGAAGTGCTGGTTTTGTTCCTCCACTGTATATCCGGGGCATGGTATTAAATTTGTTCGCAACGATGCCAAG ATTTTCCGTTTCTGTAGATCGAAATGCCACAAGAACTTCAAGATGAAGAGGAATCCCTGTAAAGTAAAATGGACCAAGGCCTATAGGCGTTTGCATGGAAAGGACATGACACAG GATTCAACATTTGAGTTTGAGAGAAAACGTAATAGGCCGGAGAGATATGATAGAAACCTTGCAGAGAATACTCTGAAGGCCATTAAAAAGATTGATAAAATCAGATCAGACAGGGCATCTGACCACATCAAAAACAG GCTTAAGACAGGCAAAGTCCAGAGGCAGAAAGAAGCAAGGAAGCAATTGGAGCTGGGCATTCACTTGGTCAAAGCTTCGCTCGCACTTGCACAAGATTCATCTCTTTGTCTTCCAAAAATCAAAGTCAATGTGTCCCAAGCACAGACAGAAGAGAATCAGCCCATGGAAGAGTGA